The following proteins are co-located in the Candidatus Methanogranum gryphiswaldense genome:
- a CDS encoding tetratricopeptide repeat protein codes for MEIMPVFQDKYGLGVWKTLETGSWRTDDQFIEWLDIILKHSGTVDSHILVKAIQIVNERKCSKRKELIKDLVSKRRPEDCMPPLTAAMIFLSINDMDSAKEMESHVKTGNIPFICCVRARIAIAEGDFSKARKELTRARCSDPTYAMFYELIEIIDPTGGWMYRRNIELLVSGKEPIPCGSTDLKGVAEKLYNIYHDWYRGRRDDATREMISSEEYRDKNPEFLLASARMSMDERDWHSAQMMYEGILASKPNCVYILCEAADSYSRDKNYDRSLALYRDAEALDPCSDMVVKGLIQTYHACGMTDEAVQCIVGYLDTESIELSSYKKCARLLYDWENYNESLKVVSRISTIYPDDMETNILSSKIQVGKGNYNAALDIASEVLRKNQGESACRIQYADVLINIGKMDRAEKEIEKVLRSEPENVDALLSMMNILSVKKDNEGVVRICKKILNIDPMNEEASGVMAKTLILSSKVKDGNNVESTIHVDVGPKNLIDLASSLIIESRYKETIEVCNEYEKRYGNNLKVKKLKGNAEYHSGEYLKASASYASAAAMDPIDPIIWHSKGMADEKIGDLDSAEEAFNKAVLMDLNEPEFWISCSSVQEKKGDLNGAVESLNRVIELSPDSSYALVKKGMIFASMGKFEEALYFLKLACMADEGNKDILKVERDIYLAASMDDKLINISERIICIDPKDAETVGILARKYISRGEKGKAISTVDNAVIRDPYSIPMLLEKKEILTELGDILGAINVCETILNIQSDNRMIKTDLIDLYTRVGDVNSANRLNLEMQDTLNKKKEQATVECKVKEVSDGESSYQIARSLLKAGDIQGSTRSIERALTLDPLNSKYILLRSEIYEKAGDLRSADAFLSEVIKKNGNLPEICEANGDLKYRMGDLSGASVCYNSALNGGKETSIVYSKLGLMQEKLGNYEFAINSFTSAVIKDPKNSDAYKHLTACQLITGNLQAAEKSIETLYVSDKSAMTISLRAKVFAEKKNVNEVQSMYDQYLKCTDKSQQSQDIMVKAMDSVGLKQDANNLSQHVKTKEVVKSTVTAKVPDAVKRHSERVLRRAYTSGLPLSDPDLVVALDIEKDMANSILKYLSNMSEYGDILPGTPEFDRMETLSMNAIIKGDCNDLENDPVIPIPCAFVAGGTKDSDEAKLLVAYIYKVMKTKTDKRVLADIKVTSVVTKDMTVEDMVKTMHIGIYHAKAFKENL; via the coding sequence ATGGAAATTATGCCTGTCTTCCAGGATAAATATGGGTTAGGGGTCTGGAAGACATTGGAGACTGGGTCTTGGAGGACCGACGATCAGTTCATAGAGTGGTTGGATATAATCCTAAAACACAGTGGTACCGTTGATTCACATATACTGGTGAAGGCCATTCAAATTGTGAATGAACGTAAATGTTCTAAACGTAAAGAACTCATAAAAGACCTGGTTTCAAAACGCAGACCTGAGGATTGTATGCCACCTCTCACGGCTGCAATGATATTTTTGAGCATAAACGACATGGATTCGGCTAAAGAAATGGAATCCCATGTCAAGACAGGAAACATTCCATTCATATGTTGTGTTCGTGCGAGAATTGCAATCGCAGAAGGGGATTTCTCCAAGGCGAGAAAGGAATTGACACGTGCAAGATGCAGTGATCCGACATATGCGATGTTCTATGAGCTCATTGAGATCATAGACCCTACTGGCGGTTGGATGTATCGCCGCAACATTGAGTTGCTGGTGTCAGGAAAGGAACCAATACCTTGCGGAAGCACAGATCTAAAAGGAGTGGCCGAGAAACTCTATAACATTTACCATGACTGGTACAGAGGCCGCAGAGATGATGCCACTCGTGAAATGATATCTTCTGAAGAATACAGGGACAAGAATCCAGAGTTCTTGCTTGCATCTGCGAGGATGTCGATGGATGAAAGAGATTGGCATTCAGCTCAGATGATGTATGAGGGCATTCTGGCCAGTAAGCCGAATTGTGTATACATTCTGTGCGAGGCAGCGGACTCATACTCTCGTGATAAGAATTACGACCGTTCGCTCGCACTGTACAGGGATGCCGAAGCCCTCGATCCATGTTCCGATATGGTGGTCAAGGGGCTGATCCAAACATACCATGCATGTGGAATGACAGATGAAGCCGTCCAATGCATTGTAGGATATCTAGATACAGAAAGTATCGAACTTTCTTCTTATAAGAAATGTGCCAGACTCCTTTATGATTGGGAGAATTACAATGAATCTTTGAAAGTGGTCTCGCGCATATCGACAATATACCCTGACGATATGGAGACCAATATCCTGAGTTCTAAGATACAGGTCGGGAAAGGAAACTACAATGCGGCCTTGGATATTGCCAGCGAGGTCCTGCGCAAGAATCAGGGAGAAAGCGCATGTAGGATACAGTATGCCGATGTCCTAATCAACATTGGTAAGATGGACAGGGCAGAGAAAGAGATAGAAAAAGTGCTCAGGTCGGAACCAGAGAACGTGGACGCCTTGTTATCGATGATGAATATACTTTCAGTCAAAAAGGACAATGAAGGGGTGGTCAGGATATGCAAGAAGATCTTAAACATAGACCCTATGAACGAAGAGGCTTCAGGGGTGATGGCAAAGACCCTGATACTGTCCAGCAAGGTTAAAGATGGAAACAATGTTGAGTCAACCATTCATGTGGATGTAGGTCCCAAGAATCTGATAGACCTTGCAAGTTCTCTTATCATCGAGAGCAGATATAAGGAAACGATCGAGGTATGCAATGAATACGAGAAGAGATACGGTAACAATCTCAAGGTCAAAAAGTTAAAAGGAAATGCCGAATACCATTCTGGTGAGTATCTCAAAGCTTCGGCCTCTTATGCTTCTGCAGCTGCAATGGATCCAATAGATCCAATAATATGGCATTCCAAGGGGATGGCTGATGAGAAGATCGGAGACCTAGATTCTGCAGAGGAAGCGTTCAATAAAGCTGTTCTTATGGATCTCAATGAACCGGAATTCTGGATCTCCTGCTCATCTGTGCAGGAAAAGAAAGGAGATCTCAATGGTGCTGTAGAATCTCTCAATAGAGTGATAGAGCTTTCTCCAGATTCTTCTTATGCATTGGTAAAAAAAGGGATGATCTTCGCTTCTATGGGAAAGTTCGAAGAGGCATTATATTTTTTGAAACTGGCATGTATGGCAGATGAAGGTAATAAGGACATTCTGAAAGTTGAGAGGGACATATATCTTGCAGCATCAATGGATGATAAGTTGATCAACATATCAGAAAGGATAATTTGCATAGATCCAAAAGATGCAGAGACTGTTGGGATCCTTGCTAGAAAATACATCTCTAGAGGTGAAAAGGGAAAGGCCATCTCCACAGTTGATAATGCAGTTATCAGGGACCCTTATTCCATACCTATGCTCTTGGAGAAAAAGGAAATATTGACAGAACTCGGTGATATTTTGGGTGCCATCAATGTTTGTGAGACAATATTGAATATACAGTCTGATAACCGTATGATAAAGACGGACCTGATCGACCTTTATACCAGAGTGGGGGACGTCAATTCGGCAAATAGATTGAATCTAGAAATGCAGGATACGTTGAACAAGAAGAAAGAACAAGCAACGGTGGAATGTAAGGTCAAAGAGGTATCCGATGGAGAATCCTCATATCAGATAGCTCGTTCTTTGTTAAAAGCTGGCGATATTCAGGGATCTACTAGGTCAATCGAGCGTGCTTTGACATTGGATCCTTTGAATTCAAAATATATATTGTTGAGATCGGAGATATATGAAAAAGCAGGGGACCTTAGAAGCGCTGATGCTTTCTTATCGGAGGTCATTAAGAAAAATGGAAATCTACCTGAGATATGCGAGGCGAATGGAGATCTCAAATATAGAATGGGGGACCTTAGCGGCGCATCGGTTTGTTATAATTCTGCTTTGAACGGTGGGAAAGAAACATCCATTGTATATTCTAAACTTGGATTGATGCAAGAGAAGTTGGGGAATTATGAGTTTGCAATAAACAGTTTCACATCTGCTGTCATCAAAGATCCAAAGAATTCTGATGCATATAAACATTTGACGGCATGTCAACTTATTACTGGTAATCTGCAGGCTGCAGAAAAAAGCATTGAAACATTGTATGTTTCCGATAAATCGGCAATGACCATCTCATTACGTGCCAAGGTTTTTGCGGAAAAAAAGAACGTCAATGAGGTACAGTCCATGTATGATCAATATCTGAAATGCACAGATAAGAGCCAGCAATCACAGGATATAATGGTAAAGGCCATGGATTCTGTGGGACTCAAACAGGATGCAAATAATCTTTCTCAGCACGTAAAGACAAAAGAGGTCGTTAAATCAACAGTTACAGCTAAGGTTCCGGATGCAGTCAAGAGACATTCGGAGCGTGTTCTCAGACGCGCATATACTTCCGGACTACCTCTCAGCGATCCAGATCTCGTTGTTGCCTTGGATATTGAAAAGGATATGGCGAATTCCATACTGAAGTATCTTTCTAACATGTCCGAGTACGGTGATATCCTTCCTGGTACGCCGGAGTTCGACCGTATGGAAACGCTCTCTATGAATGCCATAATCAAAGGAGACTGCAATGATCTAGAGAATGATCCTGTGATACCTATCCCGTGCGCCTTTGTTGCAGGCGGTACTAAGGATTCAGACGAGGCCAAGTTGCTTGTTGCTTATATCTATAAGGTCATGAAGACCAAGACGGACAAACGTGTTCTCGCTGATATCAAGGTCACATCGGTGGTGACCAAGGATATGACCGTCGAAGATATGGTCAAAACGATGCATATCGGGATATATCACGCCAAGGCCTTCAAAGAAAATCTTTGA
- a CDS encoding ABC transporter ATP-binding protein, translated as MTDNFPIDVVGLRKEYKNFVAVDNLDLKVERNSFTGLLGPNGAGKSTTLKILTNLINATSGNAYLNGIDVTKDPKAALIGVGTVVETPEFYGYLTPKETFSYIGEIFGMTSEAISSETDEILEKVKMVEWGDKKLSTFSKGMRQRIALGLSLMNSPSIIILDEPTSGLDPRGMAETREILKNIRNTSKDLTILMSSHVLHEVNDLCDHVALINHGKMLIQDKTEAVTHLNKIRKLSLNFIGGPTNSTVEKISGLPNVTKTSIEARTLVVLFEGDDKDQADFFDNVSKLSVGAYNLNEEDALEAVYLDMIKETR; from the coding sequence ATGACAGACAATTTTCCGATAGATGTTGTCGGCCTAAGGAAGGAATACAAAAACTTCGTGGCCGTAGATAACCTCGATCTGAAAGTAGAACGCAATAGCTTTACGGGGCTGTTAGGACCCAACGGTGCAGGTAAAAGTACCACACTTAAGATCCTCACAAATCTGATAAATGCTACCAGTGGAAATGCGTATCTCAATGGAATAGATGTCACAAAGGACCCCAAAGCAGCATTGATAGGTGTAGGAACTGTAGTGGAAACACCAGAATTCTATGGCTATCTCACTCCAAAGGAGACCTTTTCTTACATCGGTGAAATATTCGGAATGACCAGTGAAGCAATATCCTCTGAAACCGACGAGATATTGGAAAAAGTAAAGATGGTAGAGTGGGGCGACAAAAAACTTAGCACATTCTCAAAAGGAATGAGGCAAAGGATAGCTTTGGGATTGTCTTTGATGAACAGTCCCAGTATAATCATTCTTGATGAACCCACTTCCGGACTTGATCCAAGAGGAATGGCCGAGACCAGAGAGATATTGAAGAACATAAGGAACACCTCAAAGGACCTTACAATACTGATGAGCTCACATGTACTGCATGAAGTGAATGATCTGTGCGACCATGTGGCGCTGATCAATCACGGAAAAATGTTGATACAGGACAAGACAGAGGCAGTCACACATCTGAACAAGATCCGTAAACTCAGTTTGAACTTTATCGGAGGTCCGACAAATTCAACTGTGGAAAAGATCTCTGGCCTTCCAAACGTGACAAAGACATCTATCGAAGCAAGAACACTTGTGGTCCTCTTCGAAGGAGATGACAAAGATCAAGCAGATTTCTTCGACAATGTCTCCAAACTCAGTGTTGGCGCATATAACTTGAATGAAGAAGATGCTCTAGAAGCGGTCTATTTGGATATGATCAAGGAGACGAGGTGA
- a CDS encoding ABC transporter permease: protein MTELNKKDDLRQSRVVMKYEFRKHLEGKKILLFGGLIAAVLLLLTVLPYVFGDGLPKDASDLGSLYLMFGSLIVLIAATLFTSGAIASEFEERTALILFTKPIRKWSIYLGKYVASCLLGIAFMVVYYAIVCAVSLAVTGSIPPHFAASLGLTVLYVVSTSGIAMMISSFAKKSSTAAILTFITLLLLISIVTGVLMMYNVDTWFMLDDASNHISTSVTGESGTGTAAGVMVVWAFITTTLGYFIFKKREF from the coding sequence TTGACAGAATTGAATAAGAAAGATGATCTCAGACAGTCAAGGGTCGTAATGAAATACGAATTTAGAAAACATCTCGAAGGAAAAAAGATCCTGCTATTCGGAGGATTGATTGCAGCTGTACTGTTATTACTGACTGTCCTTCCTTATGTATTCGGTGACGGACTTCCTAAAGATGCTTCCGACCTTGGTTCTCTGTACCTTATGTTCGGCAGTCTCATAGTACTCATTGCAGCAACATTGTTCACCTCTGGTGCAATTGCTTCTGAGTTCGAAGAAAGAACTGCACTGATACTCTTCACGAAACCGATCAGGAAATGGTCCATATATCTAGGAAAGTATGTTGCATCATGTCTGCTAGGAATAGCCTTCATGGTTGTGTATTACGCAATTGTATGTGCAGTATCCTTGGCCGTAACGGGCTCGATACCTCCACATTTCGCTGCATCCCTCGGACTGACCGTCTTGTACGTGGTATCCACAAGTGGAATAGCTATGATGATCAGCTCGTTCGCAAAGAAAAGCAGTACTGCGGCCATATTGACATTCATAACGCTGTTACTTCTCATATCGATCGTAACTGGTGTGCTGATGATGTACAACGTGGACACCTGGTTCATGTTAGATGATGCCTCAAATCACATCTCTACTAGCGTAACTGGCGAATCCGGTACCGGTACTGCGGCTGGAGTCATGGTCGTCTGGGCATTTATAACGACTACCCTTGGATACTTCATATTCAAGAAGAGAGAATTCTAA
- a CDS encoding DUF368 domain-containing protein — protein sequence MVSFVEQIKRFIVGTIVGIASMLPGVSGAIIAVCFGVYERLVADLADLRHRLTTDFVFILVIGLGILFGMVVSAFGLDYLMDQYLVLALFLFLGLIIGQIPELWKITKPTPEKFNKYNIVAAAIGFSVMLVLLKVGIAEDAVVGHNIESYICLVFVGIIFAISKLAPGISGSTILLALGLYQPLMNAITHYDWALLFPLLLGLIIGLIGFAKVINYALNHHRKSTYCAILGLTVGSVAVILSYAYADITSSLDVLGGIMAMIIGIGMSMLFVKIGKISCNNDQT from the coding sequence ATGGTCTCTTTCGTCGAACAGATAAAAAGATTCATTGTTGGAACGATAGTGGGCATAGCCTCGATGCTTCCGGGTGTCAGTGGTGCGATAATAGCGGTATGTTTTGGCGTATATGAACGCTTAGTTGCAGATCTGGCCGACCTGAGACACAGGCTCACAACTGATTTTGTCTTCATATTGGTGATAGGACTAGGTATCCTATTCGGCATGGTGGTATCCGCATTCGGATTGGATTACCTGATGGATCAATACCTGGTTCTCGCCTTGTTCTTATTCCTTGGTCTGATTATCGGGCAGATACCGGAGCTCTGGAAAATAACAAAACCAACACCTGAAAAATTCAATAAATACAACATCGTTGCCGCTGCCATAGGATTCTCAGTAATGCTTGTGCTATTAAAGGTGGGGATAGCAGAAGATGCAGTTGTAGGACACAACATAGAATCGTATATTTGCCTCGTGTTCGTAGGAATAATATTCGCAATATCAAAACTGGCACCGGGAATAAGTGGCTCAACGATACTTCTCGCACTTGGTCTTTATCAACCATTGATGAATGCCATTACCCATTATGATTGGGCCCTTCTTTTTCCCCTCCTCCTGGGACTGATCATTGGTCTCATCGGCTTTGCAAAAGTGATTAACTACGCTCTAAACCATCATAGAAAATCCACATATTGTGCAATATTGGGACTGACCGTTGGGTCTGTAGCAGTCATACTTAGTTATGCTTATGCAGATATCACATCATCTCTTGATGTCCTTGGCGGAATAATGGCCATGATCATTGGAATAGGGATGAGTATGCTGTTCGTCAAAATAGGAAAGATCTCCTGTAATAACGATCAAACTTGA
- a CDS encoding DUF5591 domain-containing protein — MLDVIGRSQRGRVCDFKRGEALVRTPAVISSYDGPSEDPIYIQEGNIRKLVVMGSEMPIDTKLFITASSGMSIETLCMDGVLVTRLPFTGEEEIPDDVELVVISNGYELRREPRKAIESIIAIREKIGYNRLLCILGLAEPSTMALYAYMGVDIFDDSLPRAAGINGIKLIPEGDVLTGTDVSDINCKEMLIEREKIITFTMAQRLRELVDQRATSSPSSVALLRIFDRVGFAYQEEACSTVGCRFSCNTTQSLRRPDLIRYRERIMDSYVKPEHKRVLLILPCSAKKPYHISKTHKAFASAIHTASHDTLVHEVIVTSPLGIVPRELDVYYPANSYDIPVTGEWKCEEKRMIRDMLSKIISQGYDRIICHIDDRELVEGLADMEFTVVGDPTSPASLRNLDEALRRNTKDMEPVDYYVERREAMRAVLVYQFGKEAADLLMNDNTYAIGKFPYWKLMREDINDKTKKIQLGMLTPERGMVSLTFEGAEVMAASGLFTVEMMNFEMKGNLFAVGVVKADPRIRIGDEAVIVCNGEVKGVGVAMMSGREMTELKRGIAVKTRHKVK, encoded by the coding sequence ATGCTGGATGTTATCGGCAGATCACAGAGAGGAAGAGTTTGCGACTTTAAGAGAGGGGAGGCCCTTGTCAGAACACCGGCGGTGATATCCTCTTATGATGGTCCTTCAGAGGACCCCATATACATCCAGGAAGGAAATATTAGGAAACTTGTGGTCATGGGCTCTGAGATGCCCATCGATACCAAATTGTTCATCACGGCTTCTTCAGGAATGAGTATAGAAACATTATGCATGGACGGAGTCCTAGTAACAAGGCTACCATTCACCGGAGAGGAAGAGATCCCGGACGATGTTGAACTTGTGGTAATTTCTAATGGTTATGAATTAAGGAGAGAGCCAAGGAAGGCCATCGAGTCAATAATCGCCATAAGAGAAAAGATAGGATACAACAGGCTTCTGTGCATTCTTGGTCTTGCTGAACCCTCTACGATGGCATTGTATGCTTACATGGGAGTGGATATCTTTGATGATTCGTTGCCAAGAGCAGCAGGCATCAATGGAATAAAGCTGATCCCTGAAGGGGACGTCCTAACAGGCACGGATGTTTCTGACATAAATTGCAAAGAAATGCTGATCGAACGTGAAAAGATAATAACTTTCACCATGGCCCAGCGTTTAAGAGAACTTGTCGACCAGAGGGCAACGTCTTCGCCGTCCTCTGTAGCTCTTCTGAGGATATTCGATCGTGTAGGGTTCGCATATCAGGAAGAGGCATGTTCCACAGTTGGATGTAGGTTCTCTTGTAATACGACACAGTCATTGCGTAGACCGGACCTGATAAGATACAGGGAGAGGATTATGGACTCATATGTAAAACCAGAGCATAAGCGTGTTCTGTTGATCCTTCCATGTTCCGCAAAGAAGCCATATCACATTTCAAAGACCCATAAGGCCTTCGCGTCAGCGATCCACACAGCATCCCACGACACACTTGTACACGAGGTTATAGTGACATCACCGCTCGGCATAGTGCCCAGAGAACTTGATGTGTACTATCCTGCGAACTCATATGACATTCCAGTCACAGGAGAATGGAAATGTGAGGAGAAGAGGATGATCAGAGATATGCTGTCAAAGATCATATCGCAAGGTTATGACAGAATCATATGTCATATCGATGACCGTGAGCTTGTCGAAGGTCTCGCTGATATGGAATTCACAGTTGTCGGTGATCCGACCTCTCCTGCATCGTTAAGGAACCTCGATGAGGCCCTCAGGAGAAACACCAAGGACATGGAGCCTGTAGACTATTATGTTGAACGCAGGGAGGCTATGAGGGCTGTACTCGTTTATCAATTTGGAAAAGAGGCTGCAGACCTACTCATGAACGACAATACATACGCTATTGGAAAATTCCCTTATTGGAAGCTCATGAGAGAGGATATTAATGATAAGACCAAGAAGATCCAACTTGGAATGCTCACTCCGGAGAGAGGGATGGTGTCTCTCACTTTTGAAGGAGCAGAAGTAATGGCCGCGTCAGGATTATTCACAGTAGAGATGATGAATTTCGAAATGAAGGGCAATCTTTTTGCTGTCGGTGTTGTAAAAGCGGACCCAAGGATCCGTATTGGTGATGAGGCAGTGATAGTTTGTAACGGAGAGGTCAAGGGAGTGGGCGTTGCAATGATGTCCGGAAGGGAGATGACCGAACTGAAAAGAGGTATCGCTGTGAAGACACGTCACAAGGTAAAATGA
- the pyrB gene encoding aspartate carbamoyltransferase, translating into MDFYDKDLVSIRDLDREHIESLLDLSEEMIPYARGEKVERMLDGKVLGNLFFEPSTRTKLSFESAACRLGCSVIDVSEMSMTSISKGETLADTIRMVDAYCDVIVLRHPHEGAARLAAKFSENPVINAGDGAGSHPTQTLLDLFTMRKVKGSLDGLNVVLVGDLKYGRTVHSLADALTMFGAKLTLVAPETLQMPDDIYHHLKEKGCNPKKTSTLEDVIGQADVLYVTRIQRERFPDPAEYQKVAGTYRIDNTMLREAKSDMIVMHPLPRVNEIAYEVDSTPHAMYFEQAFNGVPVRMAILRAILRGI; encoded by the coding sequence ATGGACTTTTACGACAAGGACCTGGTGTCCATCCGCGACCTTGACAGAGAACACATTGAGTCTCTATTGGACCTCTCGGAGGAAATGATCCCCTACGCCAGAGGAGAAAAGGTCGAACGCATGCTTGACGGAAAGGTTTTGGGCAATCTATTTTTTGAGCCCTCTACCCGCACAAAACTATCTTTCGAAAGTGCTGCCTGCAGATTAGGTTGCAGCGTAATAGATGTTTCCGAGATGTCCATGACATCCATATCAAAAGGCGAGACTCTTGCTGACACCATCAGAATGGTGGATGCGTACTGTGACGTCATCGTCCTCAGACATCCCCACGAAGGAGCTGCCAGACTTGCCGCTAAATTCTCTGAGAATCCGGTCATAAACGCAGGCGACGGAGCTGGTTCTCACCCCACACAGACACTCCTGGACCTATTTACGATGAGAAAGGTGAAAGGTTCACTAGACGGTCTGAACGTCGTCCTTGTAGGGGATCTGAAATACGGCCGTACCGTACATTCCCTTGCCGATGCCCTCACAATGTTCGGTGCAAAACTTACACTTGTAGCACCAGAGACACTTCAGATGCCTGACGACATATATCATCATTTAAAAGAAAAAGGATGCAATCCCAAAAAGACCTCTACACTGGAAGATGTCATAGGTCAGGCAGACGTCCTATATGTCACACGTATACAAAGGGAGAGATTCCCAGACCCTGCTGAATACCAGAAGGTCGCAGGAACCTATAGGATCGACAATACTATGCTTAGGGAAGCAAAAAGCGACATGATCGTGATGCACCCCCTACCCAGAGTGAATGAGATCGCATATGAGGTGGATTCGACCCCTCATGCAATGTATTTCGAACAAGCATTCAACGGGGTCCCGGTCAGAATGGCCATACTTCGCGCTATACTCAGAGGCATTTAA
- the pyrI gene encoding aspartate carbamoyltransferase regulatory subunit, with amino-acid sequence MADGKIVETKIPPIRNGTVIDHISNGQSLNVLKILGVNENNIDSVISIGMHVPSSKCNSWKDVIKVEDRELDPQTVDKIALIAPEATISIIRDYYIAEKFNVRLEDHIVGLAKCSNPNCITNKGEPIDPEFIVEERCPPKLRCVYCDRILTNISDNLL; translated from the coding sequence ATGGCAGACGGAAAAATCGTAGAAACAAAGATACCTCCAATCAGGAACGGAACAGTCATCGATCACATATCCAACGGTCAGTCTTTGAATGTCCTCAAGATCCTAGGGGTCAACGAGAACAACATCGACTCCGTGATAAGCATCGGAATGCATGTACCTTCATCCAAATGTAACTCTTGGAAAGATGTGATAAAGGTGGAGGACCGTGAATTAGACCCTCAAACTGTAGATAAGATCGCACTTATCGCACCAGAGGCCACGATCTCGATAATCAGGGATTATTACATAGCTGAAAAATTCAATGTAAGACTTGAGGACCATATCGTAGGTCTCGCAAAATGCAGCAATCCCAACTGTATAACCAACAAGGGAGAGCCGATCGACCCTGAATTCATTGTGGAAGAACGTTGCCCTCCTAAGCTCAGATGCGTTTATTGCGACAGGATACTTACGAACATCTCCGATAATCTACTCTGA
- a CDS encoding AAA family ATPase codes for MLILLVAGMPGSGKEEFLTVARSIDIPFLRMGDIVRDSYSSRSPSDTNLSVGDFASLERERHGKDIWAKRALQKMSGDIFLVDGCRSLDEVASYKRLSDNVRIIAIHSAPSVRYIRLLKRARNDAPNNLNEFDARDSREMSWGLGNVIALADIMIDNSSTLEDFHIRSGELLENIK; via the coding sequence ATGTTGATACTTCTTGTAGCAGGCATGCCTGGTTCCGGTAAAGAGGAGTTCTTGACCGTGGCCAGGTCGATAGATATCCCTTTCCTTAGGATGGGAGACATTGTTAGGGATTCGTATTCCTCCAGGTCCCCATCCGATACGAATCTTAGCGTTGGCGATTTTGCCTCCTTAGAAAGAGAAAGACATGGAAAGGATATCTGGGCCAAGCGCGCGCTACAAAAAATGTCTGGAGATATTTTCCTTGTTGACGGATGCAGGAGCCTCGATGAGGTGGCATCATACAAAAGACTGAGCGATAATGTACGCATAATAGCAATACACAGTGCACCGTCTGTCAGATACATTAGACTTTTAAAAAGGGCCAGAAATGATGCGCCGAACAACCTCAATGAATTCGATGCCCGTGACAGCAGGGAGATGTCATGGGGACTTGGAAACGTCATAGCGCTAGCCGACATCATGATCGATAATTCTTCTACCCTCGAAGACTTCCACATAAGATCCGGTGAACTTCTGGAGAACATCAAATGA
- a CDS encoding DUF92 domain-containing protein: MVALIEAAIVIFISLLLSICGWKFKMLTVGGAIAAFITGSIVGLTSNLEWFALLILFTVSGLIATRIGFDRKLKKGIQEGKHGERTHLNVLGVGIPPCIISVIYLLANGQYSFELTIAFISTMAVSAADTIASEIGTKDERVWLITTFKRVKPGVNGGISIFGTGISILASLAISIIGWLMIYHTIEIYILIPTFAGLVGNMLDSLLGATLEDGGYISKYTNNCVTSLMGAAFGAAVAFII, from the coding sequence ATGGTGGCATTGATAGAAGCGGCAATAGTGATATTCATATCACTCTTACTGTCGATATGCGGCTGGAAATTCAAGATGCTCACTGTCGGTGGTGCTATAGCCGCATTCATTACTGGCTCTATTGTCGGACTCACTAGCAACCTTGAATGGTTCGCCCTTCTGATATTATTCACTGTATCCGGTCTTATAGCAACCAGGATCGGATTTGATAGAAAACTGAAAAAGGGGATCCAAGAAGGAAAACACGGGGAGAGGACCCATCTAAATGTCCTAGGTGTTGGAATACCCCCCTGCATAATCTCCGTGATATATCTTTTGGCAAATGGACAATATTCATTTGAATTGACTATTGCCTTCATAAGTACGATGGCCGTCTCTGCGGCAGACACAATAGCAAGTGAGATCGGTACTAAAGATGAAAGAGTATGGTTGATTACAACCTTCAAACGTGTTAAGCCCGGAGTAAACGGAGGGATATCCATCTTTGGCACAGGCATATCCATACTTGCATCTCTGGCAATATCCATTATCGGATGGCTTATGATATATCATACCATAGAGATCTACATCTTGATCCCCACTTTTGCAGGCCTTGTTGGTAATATGTTGGATAGTCTGTTGGGTGCCACCTTGGAAGATGGTGGATATATCTCTAAATACACCAATAATTGCGTGACATCGTTGATGGGGGCTGCATTCGGTGCAGCGGTCGCATTCATCATTTGA